TGTATCGCGAGATTGGCGTGAAGGTCAACGCTGCCGGTCCCCGCGCCTGGGATCGGCGTCAGGGCACCAGCCGCGCGGAGAAACTTGCGCTGCTGATGAAAGGCGCGGCGCTGGCGCTTACTTCCCGCGTTGCGTCGATGCCGCCGCGTTCTTCCGATCTCTGGCAGCGTCCGCACCGTCACGGCGCGTACGGGGAGTAGCAGCTTTTTCGCCGCGCGGCGGCCTGCCGTTGCGGCTGCGCAGCACCGCCTGCAGCTTCGAGACCGGCGGCGCATAGAGAAAGCCGAAGGAGACGCAATCCTCTTTGCCACGCACCGCATGATGCAGGCGGTGCGCCATATATAAACGTTTCAGGTAGCCGCGGCGCGGAATATAGCGAAACGGCCAGCGCTGATGCACCAGTCCGTCATGCACCATAAAATAGAGCGCGCCATAGAGCGTCATGCCGGCGCCGATCCACTGCAGCGGCCAGACGCCGGAGGTGCCGACGGCGATCAGCACAATTGCCAGCACGGCGAAGAGCGCCGCGTAGAGGTCATTGACTTCGAACCAGCCGGTGCGCGGTTCATGGTGTGAAAGATGCCAGCCCCATCCCCAGCCGTGCATGATGTATTTATGCGCCAGCGTCGCCACGATCTCCATGACGGCAACGGTGGCCAGCACAATCAAGGTATTCCACAGCACGAGCATCGCGACTCCTTGTTATAGCGGATAAATAGTCTGTCCATCGGTCGATGAAGCGATGGCGCAGCCTGGCGTTGCCCGACGTCGGAAAGGCGTCAGCCGCTTCGATGAGTTTAGGTGATGCAGAGTATAGCAACAGAGTCGCCATGCTGCCGCGCAGCGCGGCCGGCAGTCAGGATGCGGCGTCGGCCACGGATTCACGCAGTACCAGCTCCGAAATAAATGCCTGCTGCGGCGTCATGTCGCCGCCGTCGAGCATCGAAATCAGGCGATTAATCACTTCATGAATCATGCCGGTGACCGGGTCTTTGACGCTGGAGAGTGCGGGTAGCAGGAAAGGGGCGACAGGAATATCGTCAAAACCGAGCAGCGAGACGTCGTTCGGCACGCGCAGGCCCGCCTGGGTGAGCTGTTTCAGGGCGCCGACCGCCATATCATCGTTGCTGGCGATCAGCGCGCTAAAGGCGACGTTGTTGGCCAGCAGCGCCGCTACCGCTTTCGCGCCGCAGGCAGGTGTCCATTTCCCTTCGACAATGCGCTGCGGTTCGATAGCGATAGCGGCCTGGCGCAGCGCCTCTTTATAACCGGCAAGGCGCTCCTGCGCGGTGGGCGAGTCGAGCGATCCGGTGATAAAGGCGATTTTCTGATGGCCGCGTTCTATCAGCGCCATGGCAGCGTTAAACGCCGATCCTTTGTGGTCGCAGAAGACGGCGTGACTGGGATGTTTACGCAGCCGACGGTTGACGACCATAATCGGCTGACGTGTCTGTTCGATGATATCGTCCATGTCGTCGATGGTGAGAAAGCGCGGGTAGAGGATGATGGCGTCGCAGCGCAGGTCGAGCAGGAATTCGATCGCCTCGCGCTCCT
This DNA window, taken from Mixta gaviniae, encodes the following:
- a CDS encoding sterol desaturase family protein yields the protein MLVLWNTLIVLATVAVMEIVATLAHKYIMHGWGWGWHLSHHEPRTGWFEVNDLYAALFAVLAIVLIAVGTSGVWPLQWIGAGMTLYGALYFMVHDGLVHQRWPFRYIPRRGYLKRLYMAHRLHHAVRGKEDCVSFGFLYAPPVSKLQAVLRSRNGRPPRGEKAATPRTRRDGADAARDRKNAAASTQRGK
- a CDS encoding LacI family DNA-binding transcriptional regulator; amino-acid sequence: MMSTMQEVAKKAGVSKATVSRVLSGKGYVSEATRKQVFAAIEAAGYRPNLLARNLATSTSQCIGMVVTNTLYSGSYFSEILSQAAKKVEESGRQLILVDGKHSAQQEREAIEFLLDLRCDAIILYPRFLTIDDMDDIIEQTRQPIMVVNRRLRKHPSHAVFCDHKGSAFNAAMALIERGHQKIAFITGSLDSPTAQERLAGYKEALRQAAIAIEPQRIVEGKWTPACGAKAVAALLANNVAFSALIASNDDMAVGALKQLTQAGLRVPNDVSLLGFDDIPVAPFLLPALSSVKDPVTGMIHEVINRLISMLDGGDMTPQQAFISELVLRESVADAAS